In one Polaribacter sp. ALD11 genomic region, the following are encoded:
- the recO gene encoding DNA repair protein RecO codes for MAVVTTKAIVLSSLKYSDTSLIVKCYTEQEGIKSYIIKGILKAKKGGIKIAYFQPLTQLTLVANHSSKSSLHTLKEVQILNPYKTIYRDIVKQSVVLFLSEVLSNSIQEEEKNADFYNYLEASLTWLDVHDKMANFHLLFLLNTSRFLGFYPDTTETSIYGFDLLNGSFSESITDKNVISGNELYQFKKLLGINFDSIENVSFSKNERQLVLQIIIRYFELHLDGFRKPKSLQILETVFN; via the coding sequence ATGGCTGTTGTAACTACCAAAGCAATTGTATTAAGTAGCTTAAAGTATAGCGACACTAGTTTAATAGTGAAATGTTATACCGAGCAAGAAGGTATAAAATCTTACATTATAAAAGGGATTTTAAAAGCGAAAAAAGGCGGGATTAAAATAGCTTATTTTCAACCGTTAACGCAATTAACTTTAGTTGCAAACCATAGCTCTAAGAGTTCTCTTCACACTTTAAAAGAAGTTCAAATTTTAAATCCGTACAAAACAATTTACAGAGATATTGTAAAACAATCTGTGGTGTTATTCCTTTCTGAAGTATTATCTAATAGCATTCAAGAAGAAGAAAAGAATGCAGATTTTTACAATTATTTAGAAGCAAGTTTAACTTGGTTAGATGTTCATGATAAAATGGCTAATTTTCATTTGCTTTTCTTATTAAATACCTCTCGTTTTTTAGGGTTTTATCCAGATACCACAGAAACCTCAATTTATGGTTTCGATTTGTTAAATGGAAGTTTTTCAGAATCAATAACTGATAAAAATGTTATTTCTGGTAACGAATTGTATCAATTTAAAAAGCTGTTAGGCATAAATTTTGATAGTATAGAAAACGTGTCTTTTAGTAAAAATGAGAGGCAATTAGTATTGCAAATTATAATTAGATATTTTGAATTACATTTGGACGGTTTTAGGAAACCGAAATCGTTACAAATTTTAGAAACAGTTTTTAATTAA
- a CDS encoding two-component regulator propeller domain-containing protein, with product MKKLFSLYLLISSLAIFSQTDYSASWEDFYSYNNVKYFTKVDTIIYALTDNAVFTYNTSNGEINKLSSVQGLSGEPTAAIHYNKEYKRLVIGYKNGLVEVVDDDGRITISSDIVNFNQSGEKSINHISEFNGKLYLSTPFAVVVYDIKRLEFGDTYFIGNNSASIKINETIIVNNTIYAVTESGIFKADVTSNLLIDSSKWTPLFTGENYEEIVLFNDVLYVTKGANLYRFDGTNTPPEVVFSEGSEEIKSIKTSATHLSIALAKRAIILDTTMTKVGEFTPNTIFNYTLNNAFFEDDKVFLATKEFGILVATNTQPSTYLEIHPDGPLSNDVFSITAQNNNLWVVYGGYDATFTPVLNRKGYSHFNGESWVNTNFNSNLPNDLVDVTIDPNNKNRVYISALGVSNNILTKPTGGLLVVEDNIHVETYNHLNSSFTPIGVSLPLINIRVSGSVFDSSGNLWATNYETDEELVKFSASGKWSSVDLRILESVSNKPGLTEIVVDRNNSIWIGTRRNGVYVYNENGGRKKALIATPNLGNLPDANVNTVAVDKSNRIWLGTKSGLVVYSNASGVFEETVSNASPIIILDDGIAKKLGGDQTINTISVDGADNKWIGTDNGGVLYTNPSGQKTIANFSKQNSPLPSNRILKIRVDNSTGKVYFATDKGIVAYNSNVAPFGDVLGEVYAYPNPALRNHETITIDGRNGTHLPKGTNVKILDVAGNLVYETNVVEGQELQGGKVVWNKKNLAGNKVASGVYIVLLSNDDASETSVTKIAIVN from the coding sequence ATGAAAAAACTCTTTTCTCTTTATTTACTAATTTCTTCTCTAGCAATATTTTCACAAACAGATTATAGTGCCTCTTGGGAAGATTTTTACTCATATAATAATGTAAAATATTTTACAAAGGTAGATACTATTATTTATGCTTTAACAGATAATGCTGTTTTTACATACAATACTTCAAACGGAGAAATTAACAAACTTTCTTCAGTGCAAGGTTTGTCTGGTGAACCAACAGCAGCTATTCATTACAATAAAGAATATAAAAGACTAGTAATTGGTTATAAAAATGGTTTGGTAGAGGTTGTAGATGATGATGGTCGTATTACTATTTCTTCAGACATTGTTAATTTTAATCAATCTGGCGAGAAGAGTATCAATCATATATCAGAGTTTAATGGTAAGCTTTATTTATCGACACCCTTTGCGGTAGTAGTTTATGACATAAAAAGGTTAGAGTTTGGCGATACTTATTTTATAGGAAACAATTCAGCATCCATAAAAATAAACGAAACAATTATTGTTAATAATACAATTTATGCGGTCACAGAAAGCGGTATTTTTAAAGCAGATGTAACTAGTAATTTATTAATAGACTCTAGTAAATGGACACCATTATTTACAGGCGAAAACTACGAAGAAATTGTTCTATTTAACGATGTTTTATACGTTACAAAAGGCGCTAATCTGTATCGGTTTGATGGAACGAATACACCACCAGAAGTTGTTTTTTCTGAAGGATCTGAAGAAATAAAGAGTATAAAAACATCTGCAACACATTTAAGTATTGCTTTAGCTAAAAGAGCTATTATTTTAGATACTACTATGACTAAAGTTGGTGAGTTTACACCAAATACAATTTTTAATTATACTTTAAATAATGCTTTTTTTGAAGATGATAAAGTTTTTCTAGCAACTAAAGAATTCGGAATTTTAGTAGCAACAAATACCCAACCTTCAACTTATTTAGAAATACATCCAGATGGTCCTTTGTCTAATGACGTTTTTTCTATTACGGCTCAAAATAATAACCTTTGGGTAGTTTATGGTGGTTATGATGCTACATTTACACCAGTTTTAAATAGAAAAGGTTATAGTCATTTTAATGGAGAGTCTTGGGTAAACACAAATTTTAATTCAAACTTACCAAATGATTTAGTAGATGTTACCATAGATCCTAACAATAAAAACAGGGTTTATATTAGTGCTTTAGGTGTAAGTAATAATATACTTACGAAACCAACAGGTGGTTTGCTTGTAGTAGAAGATAATATACATGTAGAAACTTATAATCATTTAAACAGTTCTTTTACACCAATTGGGGTTTCTTTACCTCTTATTAATATTAGAGTTAGTGGTTCTGTTTTTGACAGTAGTGGCAACCTTTGGGCAACAAATTATGAAACAGATGAAGAATTAGTGAAATTTTCTGCTAGTGGAAAATGGAGTAGTGTAGATTTGAGAATTTTAGAATCAGTTTCTAATAAACCTGGTCTAACAGAAATTGTTGTAGACAGAAATAATAGTATTTGGATAGGGACAAGAAGGAACGGTGTTTACGTTTATAATGAAAATGGGGGTCGTAAAAAAGCATTAATTGCAACTCCAAACTTGGGTAATCTACCAGATGCAAACGTAAATACAGTAGCTGTAGATAAAAGCAATAGAATTTGGTTAGGCACAAAATCTGGTTTGGTAGTTTACAGTAATGCCTCTGGTGTTTTTGAAGAAACAGTTTCTAATGCAAGCCCTATTATAATTTTAGATGATGGTATTGCTAAAAAACTAGGAGGAGATCAAACCATTAATACAATTTCTGTAGATGGTGCAGATAACAAATGGATTGGTACAGACAATGGTGGTGTTTTATATACAAACCCAAGTGGGCAAAAAACAATTGCAAATTTTAGCAAGCAAAACTCACCTTTACCTTCCAATAGAATTTTAAAGATTAGAGTAGATAATTCTACAGGTAAAGTATACTTTGCTACAGACAAAGGTATTGTTGCCTATAATAGCAATGTTGCACCTTTTGGTGATGTTTTAGGTGAAGTTTACGCGTATCCAAACCCTGCATTGAGAAATCATGAAACTATCACTATAGATGGTAGAAACGGTACACATTTACCTAAAGGAACAAACGTAAAAATATTAGATGTTGCAGGCAATTTGGTGTATGAAACCAATGTTGTGGAAGGGCAAGAATTACAAGGAGGAAAAGTAGTTTGGAACAAGAAAAATTTAGCAGGCAATAAAGTGGCATCTGGTGTATACATCGTTTTGCTTTCTAATGATGACGCATCTGAAACTTCAGTTACAAAAATAGCAATTGTTAATTAA
- a CDS encoding CYTH domain-containing protein, with product MSIEIERKFLVKNLNFKTESFKKNYIKQGYLNADKNRTVRVRISDDNAFITVKGKSNAEGTSRFEWEKEIPVSEAKELMLLCEPSLIEKHRYLVIKGKHTFEVDEFLGDNRGLIVAEVELNSENENFEKPNWLAKEVTGELKYYNSSISKNPFKNWI from the coding sequence ATGAGCATAGAAATAGAAAGGAAATTTTTAGTTAAAAACTTGAATTTTAAGACGGAAAGCTTCAAAAAAAATTACATAAAACAAGGTTATTTAAATGCTGATAAAAATAGAACTGTAAGAGTTAGAATTTCTGATGATAATGCATTTATAACAGTAAAAGGTAAATCTAATGCAGAAGGAACAAGTAGGTTTGAATGGGAAAAAGAAATACCCGTTTCTGAAGCCAAAGAACTAATGCTTTTATGTGAACCTAGTTTAATTGAAAAGCACAGGTATCTCGTAATAAAAGGAAAACATACTTTTGAAGTTGATGAATTTCTTGGGGACAACCGAGGTTTAATTGTTGCTGAAGTTGAATTGAATTCTGAAAATGAAAATTTTGAGAAACCAAACTGGTTAGCTAAAGAAGTTACAGGAGAGTTAAAATATTATAATTCTAGTATTAGTAAAAATCCTTTTAAAAATTGGATATAA
- a CDS encoding hemolysin III family protein, giving the protein MSEKLNHAYDTSEENLNIWSHAFGLLLSVIAFPFLVIKALNFNGFWKPTSFIIYGVSLIILYAASTFYHAAKEPRKRRKLNILDHAAIYVLIAGSYTPLCLVGLNSSLGNYMVIFVWLFALVGVVLKLFFTGRFDKISTAMYLLMGWQVIFFINPLIENLTPFSLNLLFIGGVFYSIGAILYMIKKLPYNHAIFHLFVLLGSFSHFLTIYYIL; this is encoded by the coding sequence ATGAGTGAAAAACTAAATCATGCATATGATACTTCTGAAGAGAATTTAAACATTTGGTCTCATGCTTTTGGTTTATTGCTAAGTGTAATTGCTTTTCCTTTTTTAGTTATAAAAGCATTAAATTTTAACGGTTTTTGGAAACCTACAAGTTTTATAATTTATGGTGTTAGTTTAATTATATTATATGCAGCATCTACATTTTACCATGCAGCAAAAGAGCCTAGAAAAAGAAGAAAATTAAATATTTTAGACCATGCTGCAATTTATGTACTAATTGCAGGTAGTTACACGCCACTTTGCTTGGTCGGTTTAAATTCTAGTTTAGGTAATTACATGGTAATTTTTGTGTGGCTTTTTGCGTTAGTTGGTGTTGTTTTAAAATTGTTTTTTACAGGAAGGTTTGATAAGATTTCTACTGCAATGTATTTATTAATGGGTTGGCAAGTTATTTTTTTTATCAATCCTTTAATAGAAAATTTAACTCCATTTAGTTTGAATTTATTATTTATTGGAGGTGTATTTTATAGTATAGGGGCAATTCTTTACATGATAAAAAAATTACCATACAATCACGCAATATTTCACCTTTTTGTTCTTTTAGGTAGTTTTAGTCACTTTTTGACGATATATTATATTCTGTAA
- a CDS encoding lysophospholipid acyltransferase family protein: protein MGFRIDFNSEEKIELDKSYMFCPNHASLLDPFLLIAISKNPIVFVGKKELAKIPIFGLIYKRTVIMVDRSSLESRKRVFKMAKERLQNGVSMAIFPEGLVPTEDVILAPFKKGAFSLAIEFEIPIVPQIYYDCKRFFSWDFFKGRPGILRVQQYNFIETKGMCLQQDLENVKNKTFNLLYNNLENDSKYMKDTNRKR, encoded by the coding sequence ATGGGTTTTCGAATAGATTTTAATTCTGAAGAAAAAATTGAATTAGATAAAAGCTATATGTTTTGTCCTAATCATGCATCACTTTTAGACCCTTTTTTATTGATTGCTATCAGCAAAAACCCGATTGTATTTGTAGGGAAAAAAGAACTTGCTAAAATTCCTATATTTGGGTTAATATATAAAAGAACTGTTATTATGGTAGATAGAAGCAGTTTAGAAAGTAGAAAACGTGTTTTTAAAATGGCAAAAGAAAGGTTACAAAATGGTGTAAGTATGGCCATTTTTCCTGAAGGGTTAGTGCCAACTGAAGATGTGATTTTAGCACCATTTAAGAAGGGAGCATTTAGTTTGGCTATAGAGTTTGAAATACCAATTGTACCACAAATTTATTATGACTGCAAACGTTTTTTTTCTTGGGATTTTTTTAAAGGCAGACCAGGTATACTAAGAGTGCAACAATATAATTTTATAGAAACGAAAGGAATGTGTTTACAGCAAGACTTAGAAAATGTAAAGAATAAAACATTTAATCTTCTTTATAATAATTTAGAAAATGATTCTAAATACATGAAAGATACAAATAGAAAAAGATGA